Within the Osmerus eperlanus chromosome 10, fOsmEpe2.1, whole genome shotgun sequence genome, the region CAGAAAACTGGAGCAAGTCAAACTATCCCAAATGATTAATATTGATAAATATTAAATACAATGTATTCTGAAAATGTATTAGACTCtcatttaatacatttaaatttGATTTAAGTATACTCCGGGGGATAAACCCTGCAGACTGGTAAAACGGCAAAGATCCATTTGGCCAAGCTtagtggtcaggtgtgtgtggtggtgagtgTCTTTCTGCATGAATACAGGGCTCTTCATGGGAGGCTTCTTGGGCACTCTTTGGTCATATTTTTTCATGGAATGCCATGGTGCCTCTCTGTTGGATAGATTCAACCCAGGTTCATGCCACAACCTAAAGGCCAGACTTGAGCACACATAAAACATCTGAACACATGACATTGTCATGGACATATGAAGATTTAAACCCAATATAGTATATCTGTCAATATATATCTAAAGAGAGCTGGACTACAGGGGTCGCTCTGCGAAAAAACCTCTTCACCCCACCAAATAAGTAAATCCCCATGCAAGTATagtctgttaacccttgtgctgccttcgggtcacatgacccaaaggttcataacgaaccatcgttgtgtttacccaattttacccaatacaaaaacaaattaaaataattttcttttaacctttgcaatgtggggggtctgagacagcccaacggttaaaagaaaatgcttcactttgtctttgtatgcggtaaatctgtcgcaatacgacggtgggtcacaatgactgatgggtcagaatgacccgaagataacacaagggttaagacacccAATTGTCTACAGTTTTTGTCCTCAGTACTTTAAGTATGGTATAGACAGAATTTTCAGGGTATTTTTATTATCACTTACCCTGAGTACCAGTGAAGGGCTCTACCACTAATGAACTTTTTTGCCAGGGTGGTGAGAGGCACAGCACTCAGGGTGGTTTATAGGTACACCAGTAACCCTTTTAAAGGGACGTCTGTCTGGGCACTCCTGGTGAAATACGACCGTAGATTGTATATGGGTGGGGGCGACCAGTCAAAACGGTCTGGAAGGTGGCACATCTCCAAGTGGAGTGAATACAAGAGCAACAGAGCCTTCACTcaaagggagggtggaggaccgGCAGTGCCTCTTCTTGAACCAGTTGTTTACAAATGGCAGTGTTTGCTTTTCCATTTCACATATGTAGAAATGACAGGATAGCTGATAAGTGACCAGTGTATATTAATTTAAAACAAATACACTAAAATCTATGCTATCTTGCTATGAAATCTGAATGATTAGTCACAATAGTTTAACATATTGACTGTGACTGTAAATATCTTAAAGTATACTTAATACAAAAGTGGATTTGTTGAATTACTTGAGTGCAATGTTGCATTTGTATGAGTCCTCAGTGCAGCCtgccacttaacccttgtgttatcttcgggtcgttctgacccatcagtcattgtgacccaccgtcgtattgcgacaactttaccgcatacaaaaacaaagtgaagcattttattttaaccgttgggctgtctcagaccccccacattgcgaaggttaaaagaaaattatttttatttgtttttgtattgggtaaaattgggtaaacacaacgatggttcgttatgaacctttgggtcatgtgacccgaaggcagcacgagggttaaatgtcTCTGAACTGGACAATCTCAGGCTGTCCCTGAGGTAACATAAGGTGTTACACATTCGCATCTCAGCTGACAAGGTAAGCCCTTCAACCTGACACCAATATTTATACATTGGAAGGTCAAATTCTGATGGTAACTCTACAGTTGAGAAGAATAGCAACTCTTTCCAGTTAGTATGGATTTTAAAATTTATGTTTTAGCAGTGAGTTGACTCACAAcaattaaaaacaaaatactGTTGGGTCTGCTAGGAACAGCATTCAAGGTTACAACTTCCCTTAAGGGCACaactgtatttttgtattggtATTCACAATGCTTTGGTTTAACTGTGCTTCAAAAATTTTGTTGCAATTAACTAGGTTAGGGTTTTAGAGGTGAATTTAGAATTCAGTAAGATGTATATTTCTGAGTGTACCTTTTATCAAAAAGTTATTAAAGCAACCATCAGCTATTTTATAAATGTGTTTATCTGTTttattacaactcaaaataccattCTTCCGATTAACATATTCATTCAAAACAATATTTGGCACTTTTGCAGTTTGCTGTTGATTTTTACAGGAAGTACTGTAGTATTATTCCAAAATGGCATAGAATAAATCCATTAATCTAATCATAAACTAGAATTCACCCGCAGATTAAATAGAGGTCTAATGAAACGAGCTGTTATCTTATTCTTTCAGACATTCATAATAGTCAACATTCATAATAGTACTCTGAATGTTTGCATTTAAACATGTCTTCAACATAAAGTAATTGTATAATAAACATTCTTTGTCAATTCAAGTTCATTTAACATGACCCTGAGTTAACATTCTTGTAAACAATTTTCTaaacaagaaaaagaaaaacattgagTGTCAGTCTCCTTCTCAAGATGTACCAACTACCCCTCATTAAATATACGGTTAAGGATGAAATTGTTAAAATAGTTTTTGTAAGCATGCTGGTACAGTGTGTAAATGTTATGAATATGATTCAACTTGACAGAAGACTATTCACATTATTGAGCACAGATAAACAGTACTACTAGCCTCCTTTGCTGCACTGAACAAGGACATTCTAAAAGGATACCCTTCGAAAGATTGAGGCAGCAGAGTACTGTTAATATCTGCACGACAATATGAAGAGTATAACTGTTATATGAATCTGAAAGATTAGTAACCTATTTTTAATACATTGGCTGTGACAGGGAATATCTTGCAGCATTGTTAATAGGAAGTGCATTCGTTGACTTATTGTAGACATGGGAGTGGCTGTTTGCTGTTTTTGACAAGCTAAAAGTTAAGGAAGAATGGGTAATGAAGCTCAACTTTTTGCCATTCTCTGGATCAGCTTGCTCCACTCAGCTCTCTTCTGCGTGATATAGGCCGGGGTGATGGTCTGGACAGGCAGCCGAGGTGACCCGTCTACTCTCGCCTTCTCACACAAGGCCTCTGCGTTACAGATCACATACATGCCACAGTCATAGCTGTTCTGCTGGGAGGGACAGGGCTCCTCCACGACAGCTATTTTCCTCCCAGTGCAGAGGAAGGTCTCCAGCTTGCTGGCGATTCGTCTGGCATGTTGTGAGTTGCTCCCACTCTGAGAGTCGTAGTGGGCAAAATGGCCACCATCACGGCGGAAGAGCAGCAAGCTCCAGTGGGACCCGCCGGCAGTCTGGTTGGAGTTGTCATTGACGGCCAGGAAAACCCAGCGCTTGGAGGCAAGTCTGAGAGGCTCTAGGAAGAGGGCTAGCTCCTCAAGACAGGAAGCACACTTGATAAACTGGGTGACCTCAGGGCTGATGAAAATGGTGGCTTCGCCAAGGCCTTTAAAACGCTCAGCAGCAAAGTACTCAAAGGCAAAGCCAATGACTTGGTCATTAAGCCAGTGAGGTCCATCTAGTAAGGCAACATCTGAACGTCGCAGAAGGCTGTCCTGGTAGCTCAACACCACTGGATCCATTATTCAAGATGGGTTGGGCAGACAGGTGGACTGGGTCAGTCTGGTGCAGGATATAGAGACAGTTCGGTTGACGATCAACTGTTTATTAACAAACTATAAGGATTGCATGTAAATTGTAAGACACAAACAAGTTAATTGCTGTGAGACTGCAAAATGTATAATCTATCACAGATACAGATGAGAATGGGATCATCTCTTGCTGGTAAGTACACTGTAACAGCCAGTTTTAATCGAAAACCAGCGTTGTAAACCAGCGTCAGAAAACTGGAGCAAGTCAAACTATCCCAAATGCATTCTGCTGTCTCAAAACGATGCAAAATAGTTGGTTAAAGTTCTCTGGGGGATTTGGCATAGCGTTTTGCAGACATAGGCTAACGTTGCTAACGTTGAAGGCTACATGCTCACCactttgtattcatttaaatGGTCATTCTAGTAAACTGACGTCCGAAACGCGTTCAACGCCACATAATTAATGTACAGTCTATAATGTCACATAccttttaaaacacattcaacTGGAACATCTATAAAAACTTCAACCTTGTCCTCTCATAGCAGTAGCAATCGTAAACCACGTCATTGACTGTAAACTCTTTGCGACAGTACTGCACGAGTGGGTTGTCCCTGTGTATTCTGGTCTGTCAAGTTCTCTGATTCGCGGGATGTTCACATTCATCCAATCACGTTAACGTATCTGGAAATCCTCCTTTGCTCATTATTTTGTCTCCGCCCATGACTAGCGTGAGCGCGCACTGCGCGAATGTGAGAGGCCGCACTGATTAGCAAAGGAAAAGAGGCAGTGGAGTTTTCATCGAACGTCACTGGGCGAGGAAGGACtgcttttaattatttttttaggCAGAAAGAAAATTGGATGTAAATGCGTCATTCTTTGACACGGTCGTGAATTGCAAGGATTTTCTTCCGAGGTGGTTCTTTGCCGTAAGAGAAAACAATTATTCTTTCTTGGAGTCCAGGGAATTATTGAGTTGGAATTGTATCCAAGCTCGAGCTGCTTTCCCTTAAGAAGTCCTCTTTAGTGTCAGCGCACAGGTTTTTTGTTTAATATTCCACTGAGAAAGGTAAGAAAACTAAGTTGTAATTTTCACTGTCCCATACAGGGTATAGGGGCTTGTAAAAGCTGAGAGTAATCGAAACCAGCAGTACGATTCCTATGATATATTTTTAAATACCATTCATCGCGCACTTTCCATGTAACCAACATTCAATTTACAGGCTGTGCATCGCAAACTGGCTTTAGCTTTACTTTACTCATGTCTGATTGCTTGGAGAACTATTTGTGAATATAGGCTATCTTTTTGAGATTGCAGACAGCTACGTCAGCCAATTACTAATGAAAGTTCGCAGCATTATCGTTCAGGGTGATTTAGCTAAGTGTCACATTTCAAGCCACTTATAGTAAGAAATCTGTTTCAGCGACGAAGTTGTTATCAACTTCGCATCTTGACACGTAGGCTATCATCCTGCGCCCGTCCAAATTGTACGACCAAGTTGGCTTACTTTCAAGAACTACCAATGTCCTTTAATCTTTCTTAGTGTTCAATGTCATTTTATTGTCCTCTACATTTTTATTACGAAGTGTAGCAGTCCACGCCATGTCATAATTCAATTCATAATTGTGCTCGCGCATGTGTACGGCTTTGTCTGGGGCAAGGAAATGTCTGCATGTATTATTTAGTGGAGGTCAGCCAGAATTGCTTAAACGTAATGCAGTGAAGGCGATACAGACTGCAAAGCATCGTGGAATAGTAGAGGAGGTCTAATGGGGTGAGGAAGCTGCTGAATCATGCCTGCCTTGTAGCTGGAAGGACAGTGAGACTGCACCACCGCATCAATGCCACTGTGCCATATTATTCAGCACAGTGCTAGTGGAAATATGTTGTCAGGCATGATTAATGTTGGTGTTTTgagtttgaaaagtattttggtgTCCAAGTAGCCAGCGACAATCGAGTATTATTATACAATCAGAAAATTGCAACCTCACACGGTAGACTATTTGAGTTTTCTAAATGTGAAATCTGTTCTGATCATACTATGGTTTAAAATAGGTTGTTGTCCATCCCATCCTTGgcacagtatggtacagtacattatagtgaagcagagagagagtctggcctACAGGAATGTGAGGAGTGGTCGGCACTTACAACTGCAACTGTAGGGTGAAGGAGTGGTGCCCAGGAGTCAAGCAACTGGTCCCCATTGAAATCCGACACTCCACTGCTTCGAAGTCGGCTGTTTACAAATGACAGGGTACTCTTTAGATCATATTGGTAGTAATGCTGTAGCCTCTTCTTAACAATTACAGGTGGTTTCCCAGACACAGTTTAAACATAATCTTGAACTAAGAGAATCTATGGCAGGGAAACTAGTCATTATTTAGGCTGATTTTAGTCGCAGGCTGTTTATGATGTTCCCTGTGGTTGTTAGATAAATTAGTTACAACCACACACTGGACATGTGCTTTCCAATCACATTGTTGCCTATATAATGCTGTTCTTTTCAGCTGAATTCTAGCAGTGCCTGACTTATAGTTAGAAGGTAGGACTGAGATACAGATACAGTTTTTATATGGAGTTATTCTGTGGCTTCACTTTAAGTGGCATCTCTATGGGATGCTGTGGATGCAATATAGCTCTTACTCTGTAGAAGAAGCAACATCACTGCAGTTTTGAAATGCTCAATCATGAAATATTCATATGGCCTAAAAATAACCCATTATGTCATTCTCTTGACAGGGAACTTTGTCTGAGGCGATATAAAAAAGgaaataaattacatttttgaTACTCTTAATTGATTTGAAGTACTATGGAAGGCTTTTAGAAAGATTTCCTAGGGACATTTACAATGATGAATCTGATATTTGTCAATAAAGAAACGCATCCTGTTTGAAGATATATTAGGGTTTATCGTTGGATGAGCTGTAGCCTTCATGCTGAAGCTAATGAAGCAACACTTGGAGAATACTGAATCTGCCATTGTTACTGACTGACCATTTAAGCCTGTTGTTTTGGTTGACCTTTTAATTCTCACACTGGAAAGGAGAAATGCTCTAAACACACTGACACTACTGTAAGTTCTGCCACCATGTCACTTTGTGGTATATCCAACTTGTTTAGCTAACTTGGGAAACAAAACACTTTTCTGTGACCAGAGCCTTCCACATCCACAATGGCCCACTGAGGGTAGTTCACATTCTGAAACCCAACGTAACCTCAAATGAGAATGACCCCGGTGGTGCTTCCTGCTGGACTGCTCTCTCATCTTTGTGTTTGTGCGcacctgcgtgtgtgcgtgtgtagaggGAATCAATTAATGCAAATTCACAGTGGCGGACTCAGGCTATCTGAGGGGCAGGGGTGAAAAAAATAAAGGTCTAGCATAGGGGTGTTGTACAGTTCAGGGAAATaggtttgatatcagcttagtCAAGGACATCAATAGTAAATGCAAGGGCAAATTTTCTTTGCaataatttgcatgcaaaaaaaaaaaccctaaccctaacccccccccgtGTCCATGACTGCAAAGTCACATGATTCTAGcgaacaaaaaaaaagttttttgccCTATGATGGTATTGTGTGGCGTAAGTGATCGGCATGCACATGAAGTCATTAAAGTGGAACCTGCTTGTCTTGTGCTGAACAAAGACCCCCATTCAAAGGGCCATTACATGAGGAGGCTACAGCCTTAAAGGCTCCCCCCTCGCCACGGCATTTCCCCCCAATTACCCCATGGTGCTTGCAGTGGCTGGGGCTAGATAGAAATAAGTAGACCCAATAACAAGGAATTGTGTTTATGTATCATAGGAACATTTTGATTGTATCTTGCTTTGCAATgtattaaatatatttattgaaGTTTTAGTTTTACTTTACAGAAATGTAGGCCCTATCCCTGACCCAGCATATGAGCTAGTAACCTACTTTAGGTCAGATGGTGTTAAATACAAAGTACCTAGATTTTAGCATCTAATGCAGCCTCTGTAATGAGAAGTAGGCCAAGCCTTTGTGTTTAAATCCTTCTCTGTAGAGAAACCCATGTGATGATTTAGTTCATATGTTAAAACAATGACCGGAAAGCTTGAGGTACATGTAGAGAAAGTTACTTCTGAAAATGACCCTCAAGTTAATTGAAGCCAGTGCTTCATCATGCCTTGCAAATTAGCTTTGAGATATGGCATGATGAGTTTCATAGATCTGCTAGGTTGCATTGAGCAGGCTAGTCTTCATAGTTTCACACATGTAGTGGAATAATACACATTACACTTGGCTGTGTACTAAAGTACACTTACTCAAAGTATAATATTGGAGAAGCACCTTGTATGGATGATGTTTGGAAGGAACACTGAGTGGCGGACTACAGTGTATAGGTGCCATACTCTTGAGGAATGTGGCAAATGGAATGTGTGTCGCAGAGTTTTAATACTCTTGTCTATGATCTCCTCATTACCAGAGGCTGTTTTCTGATCCTTTTAGTCTCAGAGACCTTCTCAGCCAAGGTGCTGCAGGATGACCACCCGCTCTGCTGCATACATAGTATATAGAGCAAGAATCAAGACGGAAAAGGAaatgggtgaggtgtgtgtgtgtttcgaaaCAGCTTTGACAGTAGCTGCAGTGGGCCCACATACAGTggcccacacacaggacaggtcCAACGCTCATCTCCTGGCATGTGCTCCTCTGTGTTTGTACAATGCAGGCCCTTTGATGGGGAGGGCAATAGTTTAGGTTGAATAGTTGGCATTGCTGTCATAGTGTCATATTTTTGACCCGAAACACCCCCACAGTTTGTAGGACTTGATCGTGTTTACCCTTATAAACAAGAATATGTTTGACCAATATGGCCAAAATAATAGTTGAATAAATTGAATGAATTATTTGTTGGATTATATAGTATGAAGAACAGAACATTATGCCGATCCTGCTTGCTGTTTTCTTGGTTTTGGCCTTTGGGAATTATTCAGCCCAGGGCTGTATAGTGTCAATGGGTGAGGCAAGAGGGGAGGATAAGTGGAGATTTTTGGTTTACTGACAAGAAGCAGATCGTAGTGCAATTTCTTTGTGATAAGGTTTAGGCCCTACTGCAGTTCATAGTTCCTCCCCCGTAGATTAGCTCATACTGACTCACACACCTAGCCTAGCTACTGGACTttaaggcccagtttcccagacatggataaaGCCTCATCCTGAAGTAAGAGAAAAATTGAATGAAGTTCTCCACTGAAAATGTTTTTAGgctaggactaggcttaatacATGTATGGGAAACAAGGCCTACATTTATACCCTATTCTCTCTAATCAATAAATTCAATTGGAAGTATCTGGACATTGCAAAGATGCATGCATGTTGAATCATTGGCACCCATGTATTATaagtaatacaaataaaaaaaacttgtaCTTGTAAACAGGTCAGCATTTAAAAAGTTCTGTCGTGCAGCTTCTCTGCTGATTGTTTAGTACTCTCAATCAGGCTACTGAAACCATTAGCGTCATTAGATTCTCTTTAGCGTCTGTTCACCTCAAACTGTCTGCATCTCTTATCCTCCCCAGACTGACAGACTGCCTGATGGACTAACAGATGTACTGACTCACTGATTGACTGAGTGTTAAGACAAATGTCTTAATCTTGGATCTAATTTGATTATGAGTCTTTCAGGACACTTTTTGTAGATTTGTTAGTTTATCCCAGCTAATAGTTAAATTGCTCTTTGGTTGTTCTATGTGCTTTCCTACACCTATACTTCTGCTCTTTAGCTGCGAGTGTACTGAACTAGAAAGTTCCATGTGTTATGTCAGGTGGGTCTCGTGTGAGTGTGGAAAGCTACCCTAAAATTGGGGGTCTTGAGGGGAAACGGCACTGCAAGGACCTTTTTGAACCCAAGTAACTGGATATTGGATGTTGTAGGCTAACTGTTGAAGCTAGGTGATGATCTCAGTAACTTTTCGTTTTCAAGAATAAGTTAAGGCTATGGGAAAAAAACAACCTTGATACTTGACAAACTAATCAGGACAAACAAGCCTCATAACTGTCACAAGAACTGCAACTCTTTCTCAGTCCTCACAACTGTCTTCCATATCCAGGTTGTACAGGTACAAGTCCATACTTTCACACAAGTGAATCTTACACCATTGTTGCCAGTGCAGGCCTTACCATATTTATCCACCCACCAGGGCACCACCCTTCTCCGATTTCAAAGTGTGACTGTCtgctccagccagccagtcagccaatcaACCATCAGCCCCCATCCTCGTCTGACAGGCTCAAGATAATGCTAAACATTGCCCAGTAATTGGAGGTCACGTTTCAATTTAATGCGTTAAGAAGATGTGCTTACCTTGTGCTTAGCACTCATTCCTGGGGTTTGACGTTTACACTTTGTACAGTAATTACTGCTATAACTGTACTGTAGATACCACTTAAGACATATGCATGAACATCAACATGACATCATGTAGACCTATTAATTCTCAAACATTATATGTTCAGTTTGCTTTGTTTCTTGGACCTTTCTAAATGCATTGCGTTCTGTCCAGCAATAGAAATTACTTCAAAAAGGCCATTTCCTTTTGATGTTCAAATCAAATAGAAAAAACATGAATCAATCTCAGTAGATAATCAAATGCTGGACCCTGGCATTGTTCCATGTACATGAAATACCCCAGACCTTTTGAATGCCAGTCAAGCCTAAATTCCAGTTCCAAATCAGATTTTCAGGACAGAAGTGAATTACTGGTCTAGTCCTTGAAATTGAGAACAACCAAGGGACTAATGTCGGCACATACTCCAGGCGGCACTGGAGGCATCACTGGAtcttggggtcagatggctgagcggttagggaatcggcctattaatcagaaggttgccagttcgattcccggccgtgaaaaatgacgttgcgtccttgggcaaggcacttcaccctacttgcctcggggggaatgtccctgtacttactgtaagtcgctctggataagagcgtctgctaaatgactaaatgtaaatgtaaatcctaATGTGAAGACCTGTTGGGTCTTCTGTTGGGTATCACTCAAACCTCAAGCCAGGGGTCTTGGGATAGAAAACAAATCAGATTCTGTAGACTCTTTGGTTGATTGGTTTTAACTCACTTAATTGTAATCTTCAGTTTCATTCTGTCAACTCCCTAGAAGAACCATTTTAAAACAATAAATGTTTAAATCAAGTCCGGCAGAGGCAAATGGTGTTGCCTTTGATTACATAAACAGTCCTCCCACTGTGTCATTATATAATGCTTCTCAATAGAATCATCCAGCAGCTAATTTGATCATCTTCAACAGAATTAATTGACCATGATGATTGGGGTTTACATCTAACAGTATTCATTCCCTCAGGTATAAAACTTACTGAGTATCTTTTTGCTAGACTTGGTCATGACCGTTTCTGTCTGAAGAGTCATGAGCCATTTTTTTTAGCTGCTCTTTACTGGAGGGTTTTTGTCAGTTTCTGTCTCTGGCACACTGGTTTGGGAGCACCAACAGCAGCCTTCAAACAGCATATCAGCAGTCAGCTATGAAAGAGATGAGGAGGGCGATCGTTTGGTGCTTGTcttgccttgtgtgtgtgtgtgtgtgtgtgtatggctatGAATGTGAATAGTATGACTGTATCTCTCTGCAATATCTCTGCCAACAAGTGGGTTTGGAAGCAGCCTGCTGCCCAGtagtgccctccctccctccttctggtAGCTGCCTTGCCCCCAGGCCAGAGGTATCTGTGTGGGACCGTTTGGCCTCATGGCCACTTTTCTGAGGGGTAAATGGATTGTGCATAATCCAGTTCATTGACATCTTCTAGCTTCCCAGTGTCTCCTCCTGCTTCCTTATTTCTTTTCTCTGTATCCCCCTCCCCAACTTTGCAAAACATTGCTCCTCCTTGATATTTTTTCTTGTAACATGTTTattcgtttttttctttttttggcacCTTTTTATTTGTATAATAAAGCTTAGTATTGTTTGCTTGTTTTTGTTAAGATCTGGAGTTAAATGGAAGTGTTTTATGAATAGGGTTGTCTTGTTGCACTCATTATTGAACATACCATGAATACAAGCACACTTTGACATAAATTGTAGGCAATTAAAGAAATTAGTGGAAACCTAGTGGGAGAGTGATTAAGAGAAATGGGGATGAATTACAACAAATAGAAAGATGAGTCAACAAAAGAGGAATTACCAGAATGTGACTGTCAAGCAGTGAACTCCTGACAGtaagtgacagacagagaggcagacatgtGGCAACCTGGTAGAGGGTGAGATAGAATGCCTGGTAGATCTGTGGTAAGTGTTCTACTTCCCCTGGTTTCTGACGGGTGTTTGTAGACCCACGTAGACTACGGCTTCTGCCATGCCGGAGCTTGGGAATAGATCCTGGAAGTTCTCAAGGAAAGCTCACATTCTGATGGACCCATAGACCCTCTGCCAGTTTGTCAATCCATAATGTTTCTTTACTAGAACCCGCCACTTTACAGGACACCTATGGCTTATCTCTGGCATTTGcaagcactatttgtatgtagaAATGCTTTCTTTGACAGTGTATCTGCCTGTTGAAGTTCATACTCTCAAACTTGTGTGTATAGTCTGTATCTAATTACAGATACAGGAAATTGAGAGCGCCATGTTTGCTATGATTTCTAATCTGAGAAAACAGCAACTCCATTGCACAATTTTCTAGAGTCTTCAAAAGTAGAAACGTCTTCAACCTTCTTGGAGACATTCCGAACAATAGACCTCCTGGAAAGGTTTTTGGACATTGACTCCTTACAATGTGCAGAAATTGAAAACCAGACTCACCAACAAGGACACACTGTTGTTATGGAGAAGCCCCCTGAGTCACTCTTCCTGTTTCGCCCATGCCGGGGTCATTGTCCTGGGTGTGGATGCAGGAAGAGGGCTTTGCCATGGCGACCATGGAGGAGTGGTCTTGTTTACACTCTGTCTCCCCAGCATTCTATTTTATGTTAACTTTCGCTAGCGTTATTAATAGCATTTCCTTTCTGGAACCTTTACTGGACTGATGATGGGGCTGGGGGTTTTGTGTGGTTGAAGTGCaccaaaatgtattttgtgcATTAAAAGAATGTTCCCCCTCTACCAACACAGAACATGGTCACACCTCATTAAATATTGATGGTGCCTAATGATTGTGCCCTTTTATTTCATTTAATGCTTTCTGCTTTTATtgttaaaaatattttcattcATGTTATCACCTTTGGTGTTCATCTCAAAGAGCTTTATCCACAGTAGCCTAGCCTTGATGTTCTACAATTTACAAGGTTGTGAAAATTACTGGTTGCGGTTTCTTTCTGCCTTCATATTTGACAGTAGACTTTTTAAACAAGCACAAACACTAAGTTCTTATGCTTTACCTTTTTAACTTCCCAAAGACACCTTTGTCTGGTTGCATAAATTGGAAATTACCCTTATCCACTCTCCTATGTCTAAATGGGTCAGACC harbors:
- the senp8 gene encoding sentrin-specific protease 8, with the translated sequence MDPVVLSYQDSLLRRSDVALLDGPHWLNDQVIGFAFEYFAAERFKGLGEATIFISPEVTQFIKCASCLEELALFLEPLRLASKRWVFLAVNDNSNQTAGGSHWSLLLFRRDGGHFAHYDSQSGSNSQHARRIASKLETFLCTGRKIAVVEEPCPSQQNSYDCGMYVICNAEALCEKARVDGSPRLPVQTITPAYITQKRAEWSKLIQRMAKS